TCAGTTTACATACTAAGTTACTAGCAGCAAGAGAAATCGATGTGACACGAGATTTGTAAAAATGTTTTGAATTATTGAAATTAGCATAGGCAGATCAGACCGTCGGCGAGATAGCGACTAGTAATCGTCAGAAACTTGCGTGTATATAAATACAGACTATATTGaggataaaataaatgtttatattaATCGTGAGAAAACACTCGCTCATCGCTACTACTACACTGCACCAGTACCTACACAAAACTATAAAGCCTTACCTTGACTAGATTCATGTACGTTCCCTTGCATAGCCATATTCTGGTAAATCTGCATCAGGGCTCGGCACAGCTCCTCTACTAAATACTCTGGCTGACAATCCTTCGCGTCGCCAGCGCTGAGGTCCCGATTATCGAAGCGAAGCGCTTTCATGTTGTCCAATAGTTGTATGCAGGATTCGTCTTGTGTCTTGTCTGGGTGTTTGCGGTTCGCAGCTGATTGTGAAAGTTGGGTGAGACAGAATAAGGCTGCATCTTGGAAATCTGAAAGCATAAACTTACAGAGGTGATCTAATGTTAGTGCTTGTAAAGTAAGAACAAGCGATGTGTGATCTAACCGTAAAATCATCACTACAAAAAAGCGAATGGAAGAAGTTGGTTAGACTATaatcagaaataaataaacatagtaGTATTGCCGAATTTATCGGGTTACCTGTAGTTATACATTAAATTCACGCTAAGAGATGAAAATTCAGACAATACGGAAGAATTTAGTTCCGACATCATGAACGTTTTAAACCGTGAAGGGAAATTTCTAGGTTATTACCAGACTGGATGACATCAACATAGTACCGAAtagaggtacagtcaactgtaaaaatatgggtgtacaaatcatctcaaaaatatgtcccataactcttatgtcagtgaattaagaactatgggacatatttttgagtaagttgtcttagacccatatttttacagttgactgtacatgtgACATCGTAAAATACACATAGAAATGATGCAATTGTTCAACTATTTCACAGAACATTTTATCAATGAACAGGAAAATGTACACAAGATTAGTAGTTTATTACCTGTGACATCACTTTCCAAGCACTGCAGTAATAAACTGAAGAACGGTGCTGACGGTCCGGTCCGCAGCTGGGTCCAGACGGAATCACCAGTCGATCGGTCTGGCAGCAGAGAACCGAGGAGGAGCAACGCTTGAGTTCGTGCTGCAAGTGCGTCGCAGTTCAATTCGTCTGAAATTGAAAAATTTTCCTATTGAGAAtagaaaatagaatagaatagagagCGTTTGTTTgaggcaaaaaataaaataaaaaaacaacaacatataagccacgaaatggtcccgactcAGCATGATACTAGCCTGGCTGGGCTAGCCTTGGTCTTCCGTATTGTAGTTAACTGTATATAGATTTCGtatatgtaagatccttcacagcaatcgagttacgaaaaaagtgtttttttagacaatgttttataaaaatcataaaaaataagtatacatttctttcaaaatccggtagacaaaaatggagataagagattgaagaaccgatagccgTTTGTTTTCttctactagcgacccgccccggcttcacatggattaacaaattacacacctaaaccttcctcaagaatcactctattgataggtgaaaaccgcatgaaaatccgttcaatagttttaatcgcgaacatacaaacacacaaacagacagacgcggcaggggactttgttttgtaAGATGTAGTGATGTTCAAATGTAGAAGTAACGGCTCAAAACTTCTCAAAAATCGATAAAAACCGCGAATTAGAAAGAAGCCCCCTAAGAAGAAAGGGGACCAAATTATGTGACCGATTCCTGATCCACACgaagtccccattttcctctctacagattaacattatacaaaatatgtttacgtaatttgatgtatattaaccacaCCCATGCCCCTGCGACTGATATGCAATCAATTGTGTATATAAATATGATTCATAATATCAATAACCAGGGAGGGAAATGGGTACTACGTTTGTATAGAGAAGCGGccgtccactatcctcttaacaAGTCATGACATGTCAGTAGCAGTACgtcaataaagtaataacaataaaattgtgatGTCACAACTGTTAACATTTGTTGATTGATAACCAATAATGTATGTATACTAATAGCTGATAGCAGATAAAATGAGCCCAAAAAAAGATTATCCTCACGTTAATGTCGTTAATACTGACTCAATCATAATAAATACGTAAGTGAGGTGTACGTGAGCTTATCGGGATTTTCCGATTAAATAGTTTAATAGTTGACTGGTAGATATGGCCCTAAGGCTTTTAAGGTTCGCCATTTGTATTTTCTTACATTGTACTATTAAACAACTctctaaattaaataatttaataaaggtatttaaaaaaaaacgctcTAAATGGTACTGCTTAGTTATTATACGAATCATACTATCGTTCATTTCGTCATTAGGATATGAAACAAAACAATGCCAGGGCCAAGGGACCGGCGACACGCGGCACGTGCCGACGGTCGCGCTCAAACTTACCAAGCATCCGTTAGCAGGGGCTTGGGCCAAGCGCACGCATTTGTACGGCGCAGCAGCGACTAACGCACGACACGTCCCATTGTGGGACTTGATCGTTGTCCAAATGACAGTACCAAGAAACAAACACCCAAAAGATTCGTCCCTGAACTTACCATCGTCCAAAGGTGTCAGAGTCATCATTAGATTGTGTAAGCAATCCTTAGTAGCGGCCAGGGACGCGCGCACGCATTTATATGGCGCAGCGGCGACCAGCGCGCAGCACGAGGCGGCGCGGACGCGGTTGTTGTCCAACGGAGAACTACGAGACCAGGAGGCACATCTGTAATATAATTACAGATTGTTATTTGCAGAATAATTGCAGTTTAATAACTGAGTTTCGAGCCCGGAATCGTTTAAACGCAGCGACATTGTTCAGAACATGGACTAGCACCGCAACTAGCTCAGAGCGCGGTGCGTTCCATCGATGTTCGACGACATACCAACTTAAACACATTTTTAGCTCCAATCGACGCTTATGTAAGGGCATGTCATACCTAAACAGCAGTCGATACAGCCCTTGCTCGTTCCACGCCTGCACCGGGCACTGCTTGAATGCCGCGACGTTGTGTAGAACATCGGCGAGTGCAGCTACCAGCGACGCTGTCGGTGCGCGGCGTACTTGCGCGCCCATGGACGGCGATATACGCACATCTGCGCATTTCTCAGCCCGCACTTCCAGTTCTGAACGACGCTCGAGTAGAGACATTGGAACGTTAGGTTCtgaaaaaatataagtatatattttattaatttgataTTCCAGTAAATGCCGATTCTGAGTCTGATTTAATCATTGCATTGCATAACATCTAAGGACAGGTCTTACGGGCACataaaatggtactagttcagcggagtcactcacgaattcgagccaatcgtgcagtctaacacAACTAGTTgggaccaatcgcgcgcgtgatgcgaactcatcaaccaatcgcgttgtagcggggtcacaccgctgtactggccccattcttattgcccgtaaggccagtccttagatatacgtcaatggatttaataatttgttattAATGTCATTAggcattttaacaaaaaaaaatcacagatcGCGCCTCTCACGACCTTCGGGTACattgaaaatgaattaaaataaatcagtttttgaaatactaaatataataagtTGTGAGCATGTTTATTacagatttaaaatatttatagaccATGCGAACGATCATAACTAGCCATTGTTACTTTGCACTAGGTTGCTTGAGATGCATAACATTCGGAATTGCATCAGCTTTAATACCACTTTGCATCTTAAAGCTGATCAAGAAATATCCCGTTATACATTATTCATCAAAATGCATTGTTAAAATATTTAGCAGATTAttcgattattatattttaaattctaaggtacataattttgaaatgtaggCCTGCGCAAAATGTGTGTCGAATATTCTAAATTGACATGTAGCAGATTTTAAGTTTTTACCCTAATGTCCATAATACTTAAAATGCATGAACTAGTCAATAATAAAAAAGAATATGTGTTTATCATGTACTTATCTATAAATATCACTACCGACAGCATGCATATCGTGCTTGCTTTCTCATCCCACTATTTCAATCTCAGTTTTGCAGTAGGTATATACCGGTCATATCATATCTAATCTCATATATAAGTGTAAATTTAATACCGTTGTTGTGTTGATAAACACGCATAAATTTAAATTCACACTCGTAAACACCATCACAATTGGACATGAGTTGCGGCACTTACCTATTTGGTTCTGGTATTTTGTTTCATTGCAAAACTCCACGAATATATCAATAcaagtttccaaaaagttgtATTCTTGAAGCTGTAGTAAGATTTCACTCTCCAATACCTGAAATGTAAAGGCATTTTGTTTTGACATTCTAACTCTACTATGATTATGCATGATTATAAACCACTATTTAATTCAATTAGGAACTGACCAACAACAATCAACGCACTGATTAACGTAACTCAACAGAGAAACAATAAATTTTTAGTAAGCCAGTATGATTATATAAAACGTACATTAATAGTCATATTAAGTAAGGAATGGTGTTGCGTGATAACTCACTATTAAACTATGTGGTATTTTACTTGAATATTCAATTTTAACAGACTTCTTGCACTTTCAGCACATCAAagcaatttataaaaatatttgaaatgcaTATTTCCTTTGTTACTAGATGTCCCAGTTACAAGCGGATATGGCTACAGGGAAAGGTCAATCGGATATAAGTACATCGTTCTCGTTTACACATTTACTTTTCAAATTAAgcaaaggatttttttttttggaaatgcTTGTGCCTTATTTATTAGTACGAGTAAGTATATCACACCtcacaatctcacacctgaggatgccgaagaccgggcaaagtggagaagattgagcaggaaagcggaccctggcgctaggccgggaaaacgctaggttaaAGAAGATATCACACAGCTTAGGTTATAGAAAAACAAGAAACGTTATTTTAGTAATCGAAATATTTTATAACACAGGATGGGGACATAATACTTATACTTACATAGAATTACATTTATATAATCcatttacattatatttaaatataaacaataTGTAAGCAAGTAATAacatataaacatttaagtacgtaattaatAAACAGGTAAATCATACCATTCAAAACTTCAAACTATGACAATAGTTGCATTTTCTAACCAGTCTCTCATCCTATTAATATAGGTAAGTTATACAAATAAACACATTAGCATTTCACTTGGAAACGAGATTCACGGCGATGCTCTTTCCTACAATATCGTGCGGGAGAGCAATGAATGATTCTTCATTACTAAATACATATCTGGTTTTACTCGCTGGTACCCACCTCATTACCTTTAGTACGCATTTCacacatagagaaatataactTAGGTAAAGTTATCACTTACAATAACTACCCagttaaaatacctaaactatcAGACTTAATATTAGgcggtatttatttataaagcctTGAATTCAAGATATATGCCGCCCTTGTTTTTCAGCATGAAACTCCTGGGGTCGTATTCAATACGTGGAGTAGTTCGCGCGCTCGGGGCCACCTCCAGGTCGCTCAGCATGGCCGCGAGCCCCGCCACCACCGTCAGGTAAGCGAAACGACCCCCTGCAATACGTGTTTACAGTACAGTTGCAAATAAACAAGATACCTAGGTATTAATCAACATAGTCCAAAGTCCAACTCTAAGATTGATTACCTATCAAGATATCGAGAGTATCGAGATCGAGACGCAATGCCGCAATGTTTACGGgcaattttaaaacaattatgaGAATGACagattacttttaaaaatatctcTGCATGAACAAAGGATGTCTGTATAAAAAATGAATTATCACAGCATGACAGCGACGTCATTGAAACGACGATGCTTACCTGGGCAACTTCTCGGACCGCCACCGAAAGCGAAAATTGCAGGCGGATTGGGATCGTTAAATCGTTCTGGGTCAAACTTTTCAGGGTCCGGAAAATAGCGGGCATCACGTTGCATGCACTGGAGAGGGATAAGCACCGAGTTTCTGAGTTCAAGTTTCAAGTCAGTGCCAGAGAGCACACAAGGTGAGGTGCAGAGACGAGTGACCATCGGCGTCGGCGGGTGCAGGCGCAGCGTCTCAGTAACCGCTTGAGCAGTAAACTTCATAGCGCTTACGGACTCAAAATTCAAACCGCCGTGTCTTTCCATACATTCCTTTATCTCGTCCCTGACCCGATCCTGTAGCTCTTTGTCTTTAGCCAACTGATACAAACAAAACGATAAAGTCGTTGCAGAAGCCTCCAGCCCCGCCAACATGAATATAAACGAATTAGATGTAATTAGGGCATCCGTCATTTCAAACTCTTTTTCAGTCTCCTGAACATTCAGCATCAATTGTAGAAAATCACATCTTTGGACGCCGGAGCGTCTCTCTTTGAGCACCTGGCTAATGGTGGACGTGAAAAAGGCTTCAACGTCTGGAGAGTAACTCCTCAAATTCAGCAGTTTGAACAATTTGGGGAAAAACGTTCGACAATATCGTTTCAAAATTGTGGCACGGTCTACTTTAAACATTTTCTTTGACATTTTGAGGAAGGGAGATTCAGGATTTTTCAGCGATCCGGGGTCGACACCGAATGCGCAACTTCCTATGATATCAGTAGTGTAGCGACACATCACTTCAGGGACCTCGACCTCTCCGAGAGAATTAAGCAAGACATTCCTGAGGTTTTGGGCGCACTCTGATATAAGCGGGAACATCCCTTTCATTTTTGCTGAGGAGAACGTTGGACTAATAATTTGCCGCATCGCCTTCCACTCTGCACCGCTCATATTTGACACATTTCTTAATAGAGGCTCTCGCCTGGTGTCCGTTGTCGACGCTGTTCGGTCACTAAAGCTAGAAAAATCTGTTGAAAATATAGTCTTCGCTATATCCATATCCAGCACCATCAGCGTCGGCCGGCGGGCTTGGAAAATACCGATATACTTTTCGTTTTTGTACTTCTCATAGAAATATTCTAACATCTTTGCATAGCTGCGCCGGGATGTCAGAGTAGCGCCGAAGTTCCCGAAAATAGGACACGGTTCGCGGTAAAGTACTTTCCTTTGAAGCCAGTATTTTCTTCCATTTGTAGTATAGTGAAAAACCGTAAGCAGAACAATAAGCGATAACAAAACCACTAAAAGAACAACACTGAGCCACATTGTGCACTGACTTTATCTGATTCAAattattgtttaaaaattaaatgCAGATAATAGCATGCCGGCGTTTCGAGCGTGAGTAAACAAATGCAGGGCGAGACGGCGCGGCGTGGCCTGCGGGCGCGGTTCGGTGCTCGAGTGAGCGAAGCGTGGAATGGCCAACGGCTAGATAAGCCCTACGAAGCGCGAGCTCCGGTAGAGTACATTTATATACCGAGTAGTACATCTTCCACCAACAAAATTCGCGCGGACCGCAAGCAATATTCTAGTGACGATAAATGCTATAAGCATACAGCTAGTCTAGATTACTAGAGACGAAGTATACATTGTTTTCAACGATCCAAAAGAATTCCTAAATGTTTGGATATAGATTACTGTCTCTAGTTTTAATACTTTGCTGCCGGCAAGCCTGCTCAAGGCCGCGAATGTTGACGTACCGCGCCCGTGACTCGCATATACTACACCTTAACTTGTGCGCTACGCTGACCATTGTGTTCTGGAATAAATAGATCCAATAATCACCATCACATTAAGTATGCATTACGTTTGCCGGTCCTCGCTTAATTTGTACGATTGCCATTCTCAACGACGAAATCTtgccaaaaatatttattagataCGTGATTGCAATAATAATTACTGACGTAGGCCAGATTTTTGTTTTGTAAACCGCATCCGGAGATATTATGTTTCAGGGCGGTAAAATTTGAGTAGTTTCACAGCACTGAACATAAATTATTTCGTACCCATTCTATGAAACTGCGAAAGTCATAGCGCGCaaaatttattgatttaaaGAAGTTGAGGGAAGAACCTACACATGAATTGCGAATACCTAAAAACAAATACCTTATATTTAACTGTATATACCCTGAAGAACTTTAGAATTGTTAGCTGTATTATTCATCTGTGTTGTGTCAAATACCTAACTCAAACAACAACGCAGTACCTACTTCGCAGTACGCTTCATGATTCATGACCTTATTTTTACAGTAACAAAAGATAAACTTGTACCACACGattgtattgaaaacaaaaaCCGTCACTTAACCATCAGTCATGTAGGTGGattgttttaaataactttCGTAAACAAGCATaggaaataaaaatttaaatttaaatattcatttatcACTCTGCAAACAATGGTCAATATCAAAGACATGTGTTATTGTTAATATCAAAGACAATTAAATGGCAAAGACTGTACAGAGTTGGACCATGCTAACTCTGCACTTTACAATGACAAATatggaaaaaataaataattaaaaatcagtaaaCACTAGAATAAAGGCAAACCGGACTTAAAAGAGAAGTTTTTACATGAGAAAATGCAATATAATCAAGTAAGAGTAAAAATGTAttagttattaaaatataaataaataaaatcttacCGTGCCAAAAACAACTCAAacgatataaaattatattttaactttaatttattgataaaaattaaGTTACAAAGATACAAAATGAACGTAAATTAAATTAGCTTAAATAACATAAATGAAAATAGTGATTGTTTTTGACGTCGGAATTTAAAATATCTGTTTATGGACAAATGTTATTTGGCTATAGACGTTAACTAttccaatgttttttttataaataaactacATAGATCAGTAATCAGTATGAGCTATTCATGTTCTTCAAATAGGAGTACGGATTTTTAAGCTGGAGTAGTTCAGTGTCACATAATGTTCAGGGGGAATATTTAGTAACAAGAAGTAACATTTCATTATAATAAATCAGAAAACCAAAGAAGTTTCTAAGATAACCAAAACATAAACAAACTTGAATATTTTTTTGGCACTCCACGGTTTGTTACGTCAAACAAAGTAGTCAAAGACACGTTATAGAGAAAAAATACTTGTACTTTACATGATAACAATAAATATAAgttattggtaaaaaaaaaacatttttgatgaTTAAGCTTTATCGctaactgtacttttctttcatcGGAAACTAATTCTCATCGAGAAAATTGTAAccaacccaaacacaattatattgcgttgttttatcagttCTCGCAGTTCTAATGTATGGCCACCTCCtctctccatcatcagatcagctcgatggtactatTGGTACTATCTATAGCATTACATTGTCatccaatagggaatattaggcaaagctctgagtaggtggcacctttgtggcacatacagtaaacaaaccacattgacacatcacacgtcacgtcaatcacatggcctaccgcgaaacaagaaaatcgaaatttcgttatctaatatctctatcactcttgcatattcgagcgataaagaggcagataactaaattacgattttcgcgtttactggtaggcccttgttaacaaaccgccttgatgcatcaatgtcatattatattgtctgtgaaaacttgtcaaaaaacagtttaaggcacagtatgtattaGTTAGTCtgtgaatttactgagtcggtagtgctgcactctggcggcagaacattgcagtaatatcccctatttacCTAGAtactacctacatatgtatgcaaattaaCAACTTCATCGGAAACCGGTAAGTGGATCAAATATAATTTGCAAGCTTTGACCCATATAAACATACATAActatattgcaagttaaataaaagcttggaATAAAATCTTGTAAAAATACCTAAGCTATCAGACTTAAATAatattaggtactattatttataaagATTTGAATTCAAGATAAATGCCGCCCTTGTTTTTCAGAATGAAGCTCCTGGGGTCGTATTCAATACGTGGAGTAGTTCGCGCGCTCGGCACCACCTCCAGCTCACTCAGCATGGCTGCGAGCCCCGCCACCACCGCCAGGTAAGCGAAACGACCCCCTGCAATACGTGTTTACAGTACAGTTACAAATAAACAAGATATTGATCAAAATAATCCAACATCCAACTCTAAGATTGAATACCTATCAAGATATCGAGAATGTCGAGACGCGACGCCACAATGTTTACGGGCAACTTTAAACTAATTATGAGAATGACACAttactttataaaatatatttgaatgGACAAAGGATGcttgtataaaaaaaagtattatcaTCACAGCATGACAGCGACGTTATTGGAACAATGATGCTTACCGGGACAACTTCTTGGACCGCCGCCGAAGGCATAAATAGTTAGTGGATTAGGACCGTTAAATCGTTCTGGGTCAAACTTTTCAGGGTTCGGGTAATAGCGAGCATCGCGTTGCATGCACTGGATAGGGATAAGCACTGAGTTTCTGAGCTGAAATTTCAAGTCAGTGCCAGAGAGCACACAAGGTGAGGTGCAGAGGCGAGTGACCATTGGCATCGGCGGGTGCAGGCGCAGCGTCTCAGTAACCGCTTGAGCTGTAAACTTCATAGCGCTTACGGACTCAAAATTCAAACCGCCGTGCCTTTCCATACATTCCTTTATCTCTTCCCTGACCCGATCCTGTAGCTCTTTGTCTTTAGCCAACTGATACAAACAAAACGATAATGTAGTTGAAGACGTTTCAAGCCCCGCCAACATGAATGTAAACGAATTAGATGTAATTAGGGCATCAGTCAGTTCGAACTCTTTTTCAGTCTCCTGAACATTCAGCATTAATTGTAGATAATCATTTCTTTGGACGCCGGAGCGTCTCTCTTCGAGCACCTGGCTTATAGCGGACGTGAAAAACGCTTCGACGTCTGGAGGATAACTCCTAAAATTCAGCAATTTGAACAATCTGGGGAAAAACGTCCGACAGTAGCGTTTCAAAATGGTGGCACGGTCTACTCTATACATTTTCTTTGTCATTATGAAGAAGGGAGATTCAGGATTTTTCAGCGTTCCGGGGTCGACACCGAATGCGCAACTTCCTATGGCGTCGGTCGTGTAGCGACACATCACTTCAGGGACCTCGACCTCTCCGAGTGAATTAAGTAAGATATTCCTGAGGTTCTGGGCGCACTCTGATATAAGCGGGAACATCCCTTTCATTTTTGCTGAAGAGAACGTTGGACTAATAATTTGCCGCATCGCCTTCCACTCTGCACCTTTCATATTTATCACATTTCTTATTAGAGGCTCTCGCCTGGTGTCCGTTGACGATACTCGCAGGTCACTAAAACAAGCAAAATCTGTTGAAAATATAGTCTTTGCTATATCCATATCCAGCACCATCAGCGTCGGTCGGCGGGCTTGGAAAATGCCGACATACTTTTCGTTTTTGTACTTCTCATAGAAATATTCTAACATCTTTGCATAGCTGCGCCGGGCTGTCATAGCAGCGCCGAAGTTCCCGAAAATAGGACACGGTTCTTCGTAAAGTACTTTCCTTTGTAGCCAGTATTTTCTTCCATTTGAAGTGTAGTGAAAAACCGCAAGGAGAACAATAAGCGATAACAAAACCGCTAAAGGGACAAGACTGAACCACATGGTACACTGATTTTATCtgattaaaattattgtttgaaTATCAAATGCAGATTATGGCATGTCAGCGTTTTGAACGTGAGTAAACGGGATGTGGCGTACGGGCGAGGTTCGATGCTCTAGTGAGAGAAACGCCAAGCGGCCAACGGCTAGATAAGTTCTACGGAGCGCGAGCACCGCCAGAGTATATAAATGTAACACCTTCAAACAATAACTTTAATAATCACGTTAAACAcgttagtaagtacctaaataatctTTATTGCTCCAATaaccatacattttttatcgagTCCATTAGTGTACCTTCCACCACTTGCGCCATTGCGCTTTACCGTCA
The Cydia splendana chromosome 8, ilCydSple1.2, whole genome shotgun sequence genome window above contains:
- the LOC134793146 gene encoding cytochrome P450 6k1-like: MWLSVVLLVVLLSLIVLLTVFHYTTNGRKYWLQRKVLYREPCPIFGNFGATLTSRRSYAKMLEYFYEKYKNEKYIGIFQARRPTLMVLDMDIAKTIFSTDFSSFSDRTASTTDTRREPLLRNVSNMSGAEWKAMRQIISPTFSSAKMKGMFPLISECAQNLRNVLLNSLGEVEVPEVMCRYTTDIIGSCAFGVDPGSLKNPESPFLKMSKKMFKVDRATILKRYCRTFFPKLFKLLNLRSYSPDVEAFFTSTISQVLKERRSGVQRCDFLQLMLNVQETEKEFEMTDALITSNSFIFMLAGLEASATTLSFCLYQLAKDKELQDRVRDEIKECMERHGGLNFESVSAMKFTAQAVTETLRLHPPTPMVTRLCTSPCVLSGTDLKLELRNSVLIPLQCMQRDARYFPDPEKFDPERFNDPNPPAIFAFGGGPRSCPGGRFAYLTVVAGLAAMLSDLEVAPSARTTPRIEYDPRSFMLKNKGGIYLEFKAL
- the LOC134792884 gene encoding cytochrome P450 6a2-like, whose amino-acid sequence is MWFSLVPLAVLLSLIVLLAVFHYTSNGRKYWLQRKVLYEEPCPIFGNFGAAMTARRSYAKMLEYFYEKYKNEKYVGIFQARRPTLMVLDMDIAKTIFSTDFACFSDLRVSSTDTRREPLIRNVINMKGAEWKAMRQIISPTFSSAKMKGMFPLISECAQNLRNILLNSLGEVEVPEVMCRYTTDAIGSCAFGVDPGTLKNPESPFFIMTKKMYRVDRATILKRYCRTFFPRLFKLLNFRSYPPDVEAFFTSAISQVLEERRSGVQRNDYLQLMLNVQETEKEFELTDALITSNSFTFMLAGLETSSTTLSFCLYQLAKDKELQDRVREEIKECMERHGGLNFESVSAMKFTAQAVTETLRLHPPMPMVTRLCTSPCVLSGTDLKFQLRNSVLIPIQCMQRDARYYPNPEKFDPERFNGPNPLTIYAFGGGPRSCPGGRFAYLAVVAGLAAMLSELEVVPSARTTPRIEYDPRSFILKNKGGIYLEFKSL